One genomic segment of Candidatus Nezhaarchaeota archaeon includes these proteins:
- a CDS encoding ribonuclease HI family protein, whose amino-acid sequence MPLVVKVYVDGSSRGNPGPAGIGIVVVNQDDKVLLEHSEFLGSNFTNNQAEYMALMRALDICSSLFPKGILHIFSDSELLVKQLSGQYKVRSQSLKELFREVRNKEKHFSKVYYHHVDRKHNKRADELANKALKEGIR is encoded by the coding sequence ATGCCCCTAGTGGTCAAGGTCTATGTTGATGGCTCGTCGCGAGGGAATCCAGGACCAGCTGGGATAGGCATAGTGGTAGTTAATCAAGACGACAAAGTACTCTTAGAGCATAGCGAGTTCCTGGGCTCGAACTTTACGAATAACCAAGCAGAGTACATGGCTTTAATGAGGGCCCTAGACATATGTTCTTCGCTGTTCCCGAAAGGGATCCTTCACATATTTAGCGATTCAGAGCTTTTAGTTAAGCAGTTAAGTGGACAATACAAGGTTAGAAGCCAAAGCTTGAAGGAGCTTTTTAGAGAAGTTAGGAATAAGGAGAAGCACTTCTCAAAGGTCTACTATCACCACGTGGATCGCAAGCACAATAAGAGGGCCGACGAGCTAGCTAATAAAGCTTTAAAGGAGGGCATAAGATAG
- a CDS encoding cytidine/deoxycytidylate deaminase family protein, protein MVEERPTWDEYFMRLAHVISSRSTCLRRKVGALLVKDKRILATGYNGAPKGLPHCKNCLREELRVPSGQRHELCRGVHAEQNAIIQAAVFGVSTKGATLYTTTFPCIICAKMLVNAEIEEIVYDSDYEDEESAKILRDAGIRIRKFKLRSQ, encoded by the coding sequence GTGGTTGAGGAGAGACCTACTTGGGACGAGTACTTCATGAGACTAGCCCACGTCATATCCTCAAGATCCACGTGTCTTAGGCGGAAGGTTGGAGCTCTACTAGTCAAGGACAAGAGGATTTTAGCTACGGGATACAACGGAGCTCCTAAGGGACTACCACATTGCAAGAATTGCTTGAGGGAGGAGCTAAGGGTTCCATCAGGTCAAAGGCATGAGCTCTGTAGGGGGGTGCATGCTGAGCAGAATGCGATAATTCAAGCAGCTGTTTTTGGAGTTAGTACGAAGGGGGCTACGCTGTACACCACGACCTTTCCTTGCATAATATGTGCTAAGATGCTAGTTAACGCTGAGATAGAGGAGATAGTCTACGACTCCGATTACGAGGATGAGGAGTCGGCTAAGATTTTGAGGGATGCGGGCATAAGAATTAGGAAGTTTAAGTTGAGGAGCCAGTAA
- a CDS encoding DUF711 family protein — MPIVVHPSEILETIEMIRYLKFDIRATTLSLSLMDCIDSNPSNMMSKIEEKLKRILPSFASIVDEVAERYQVPIVNKRLSITPLSILIEPYSSASLEYGMKVLLEISSLIDNIARECGIDYVGGLSAYVARGATPGDMVVISSIAEVISSTERLFSSVNAAQSGIGININSILDVSKQIKELSGRTSKGIGCTRLGVFANMPEDAPFLPAAHHGHNMPEVALHIAISGPGVLEHAIKSRCQGKSLTELLEEIKRAVFKITRAGEFIGREIARRMGIKLCTVDLSLAPSPKIGDSVADIVEAMGIESFGAPGTLTSLALLTEALKRAGSMAATNVGGFSGVMLPGSEDLGLTEAFKRGSASIWTLIASCSICSTGLDMVCIPGDTPVEVIAGLISDVLSIGVINGKCLGVRLIPVPGAKPGDEVDFGGLLGKTVVLDVGRFTPKDFIARGGEIPHFKQRW, encoded by the coding sequence ATGCCGATCGTAGTCCATCCATCGGAGATACTTGAAACCATAGAGATGATAAGGTACTTGAAGTTTGACATCAGAGCTACTACTCTAAGCTTAAGCTTAATGGACTGCATAGACTCAAACCCCTCAAATATGATGAGTAAGATAGAGGAGAAGCTTAAGAGGATATTACCGAGCTTCGCGAGCATAGTTGATGAGGTTGCTGAGCGCTATCAAGTCCCAATAGTTAACAAGAGACTATCAATAACTCCTCTAAGCATCCTCATCGAACCTTACTCCTCCGCTAGCTTAGAGTACGGTATGAAGGTGCTCCTTGAGATCTCCTCACTGATAGACAACATAGCTCGTGAGTGCGGGATTGATTACGTCGGCGGGCTTTCAGCTTACGTAGCTAGGGGGGCAACGCCGGGCGACATGGTTGTAATCTCGTCCATAGCTGAAGTCATAAGTTCAACTGAGAGACTATTCTCATCAGTAAACGCAGCTCAATCAGGGATAGGCATAAACATTAATTCGATCCTCGACGTCTCAAAGCAAATCAAGGAGCTTAGTGGTAGAACATCTAAGGGCATCGGTTGTACTAGGCTAGGTGTCTTTGCTAACATGCCTGAGGACGCCCCCTTCTTACCAGCAGCCCACCATGGTCATAACATGCCCGAAGTCGCATTACACATAGCGATAAGCGGACCAGGAGTTCTTGAGCACGCTATCAAATCTAGATGTCAAGGTAAGAGCTTAACCGAGCTGCTTGAGGAGATTAAGAGAGCCGTCTTCAAGATAACGAGAGCTGGCGAGTTCATCGGAAGGGAGATAGCGAGGAGGATGGGGATAAAGCTGTGCACAGTAGATCTATCATTAGCACCCAGCCCGAAGATCGGAGACTCGGTTGCCGACATAGTTGAGGCTATGGGTATTGAGAGCTTTGGAGCTCCAGGAACGCTAACATCACTAGCTCTCCTCACAGAAGCTCTGAAGAGAGCTGGCTCAATGGCAGCTACAAATGTTGGAGGTTTCAGTGGAGTCATGCTTCCTGGAAGTGAGGATCTAGGCTTAACCGAAGCCTTCAAGAGAGGCTCAGCATCCATATGGACTCTGATAGCTTCATGCTCAATATGTTCAACAGGCTTAGACATGGTCTGCATACCGGGAGATACTCCAGTTGAGGTCATCGCTGGACTGATATCAGACGTGCTTTCGATAGGCGTCATCAATGGAAAGTGCTTGGGAGTAAGGCTCATTCCAGTACCAGGTGCAAAGCCTGGAGACGAGGTGGACTTTGGGGGCCTACTTGGGAAGACTGTTGTTCTAGATGTCGGGAGATTTACCCCCAAAGACTTCATTGCTCGAGGAGGAGAGATACCCCACTTCAAGCAGAGGTGGTAG
- a CDS encoding HAD family hydrolase, whose protein sequence is MRSSKILVVDLDETLTRGGDDPLKPYIKESLLRLRNQGWTLVLATGRDRRYLSKRTDLKGIFDAWVTEAGLSVYIPSSGVYYCFADERWIASVKKLAHLPFIEEKENTIAFKLEYMDLVKPEISKLEVKTVLRNNKGYVIVLPEGVSKALGVKEAFKLLNVDGYTIVIGDSEIDLELFAIADFKAAVANAEQSLKEKADYIAYRDNGDGVLEIVEFVLLQSNGATFKRQVKQSS, encoded by the coding sequence TTGAGGTCGAGTAAGATCTTAGTCGTGGATCTGGATGAAACCCTTACAAGGGGTGGCGACGACCCTCTAAAGCCGTACATCAAAGAGTCGTTGTTGCGCTTAAGAAACCAAGGTTGGACGTTGGTGCTAGCCACTGGTAGGGATAGAAGGTACTTATCGAAGAGAACCGACCTCAAAGGAATCTTCGATGCATGGGTTACCGAAGCAGGCCTCTCAGTTTATATACCAAGCAGCGGAGTGTACTACTGCTTCGCTGATGAACGATGGATAGCTAGCGTGAAGAAGCTAGCGCACCTTCCATTCATCGAAGAGAAGGAAAACACCATAGCTTTCAAGCTTGAGTACATGGATTTAGTTAAACCCGAAATCTCGAAGCTAGAGGTGAAAACGGTCTTAAGAAACAACAAGGGATACGTAATTGTCCTCCCCGAAGGAGTAAGTAAGGCGCTTGGGGTAAAGGAAGCGTTTAAGCTTTTAAACGTTGATGGCTACACCATAGTCATTGGAGACTCGGAAATAGATTTGGAGCTTTTCGCGATAGCTGACTTCAAAGCTGCTGTAGCTAATGCTGAGCAATCCTTGAAGGAAAAGGCTGACTACATAGCTTATCGAGACAACGGAGATGGAGTCTTGGAGATAGTAGAGTTTGTGCTTCTTCAAAGCAACGGAGCCACCTTTAAAAGACAAGTAAAGCAATCTTCATAA